The segment TATATGATTCTACCAAAAATAGAGAAATTAATAAACTCGGAATAGATAAAAATAATATAACTACAAAAATTTTTAAACCATTAATAAATATTTCCTTATTTTTTAAGTTTGGAAGAGAGTCTATATTTTTAAGAGTGTATATAAAAACTGTAAGACAGTAACCTAATACAAAAATTCCAACGATACCTCCAAAGAAGATATAGCATAAAATATTTGGAAATAAAGTTAAGATCCAAAGAGATAAAATTACTAAGCCACCCAATAATGTTTTTTTATAATTTTCTCTATAAAAAGGATAAATTAATGGTTCTATAATAAGTTTTTTAATTGTTTGATACATAATAACTACCATTTTATTATTTTATCTCTAAAATAAACTCCAAACATTTTTGCCATTGCTATAAATAAATAGGTTATTAACGGAACTTTAATAAAAATATCAGCCCATACAATATATTTAAAAATTAGCATAAGATATAATCCGCAAATTGTAGAAATTAAGATATATTTTGAAGATACAATATTAATTAAATTTTTAAAACGTATTTTTGAGTAAATCTTAAAAATTATTAGTGGAAATATATAGCAAGATAAAAATATTGAAATATACATATAGTCCATAAAAATATAATTCCAAAAACTTACGGAAAGATTTGGAAGATTTATCGTGTTCCAACTTACTGCAAAGATTAAACTGCTAAATAAAAACACTCCAACTAAATAAATAACATTTAAAATAATATTATAGAACGAATTCCAAATCTCAACTCTATCTAATATACTAAATATAGGAAGTATTTTACCAAATTCAATAAAATATATCAAAACTGCTAAAAACCATACAATTGTTGTAAATAATATAGAATAACCATAACCTTTTAATCCAGAAATAAGTAACCTTTTAACATTTTTTACATTTGGAAGAACATTTTTACCATTCAATGTATCCTCAAAAACCATTGTAGTATAACCTAACTCAATGCAATATATTAAAAAAGAACAGATAAGCATCAATAAAAAAATGTAAAAAGTATTCCAGAATAATTGGATTGCCAAATAACAATAAGCAAAAAATGTTAAAACTACTTCAATAATAATGAAATTCTTAAAATTTTCCTTACAAAATGGATAAATTAATGGCTCTATGATATATTTTTTAATTGTTTGGTTCATTACTATTCCCATATTATTTTTAAGATAATCTTAATTCAATAATTTTACAAAAATAGATTTCTTTATATTTAATATTTTCTATATTGTAGGATGGAATAGATTTAAGGTGAAAAATTTTGACTTGGCTTACGGTACTACATTATTTTTTCGATACAATTTGGTTTAAGAGGAATATCCCTAATTAATAATTATTATTGTCTAAATGTTGGTATTTAATATCAAGTGAGTAATATGAAATTGCACGATTCCTTTATCTATATTATAATATATAAATATATAATATAATAATTATAATTAATAAAATAAAAAATAAAATTTTATTATAAAAATATTTAAAAATAATATTATGTAAACCTAATACCTAATAATAACTTGAAAATAAGTTAGAAAATAATTAAAAAAGTAAATACTTATCATTGACTATTTATAAACTTATCCAAATATCTCCTCTATTGTTTTTCCTTTCTTAATATCTTTTCTATATGCCTCTAATAGTAAATTTTTCTTGCCTAAAAATTCAGCAACTGTCTTAAAGTCAATGTTTATTCTTTCTCTAAACTTCTTATCTCTAAGTAGGTGATGGTCAATTATAATATCAGCCCCAGTATTTTCAACTATATATTTTAAATTTTCGTTGGTTTTCTCTAAGTTTTTCTTTCCATACTTATGCATCATATAGGTTGGTGGCCCTCCAATGAATATTAAATTTGGTTTCTCATTTACTATATAATCTCTAACATCGTCTGAAAGAATTCCTTGAGTGTCTGATGTGTGCATAAATTTAAAGTCCCCCTCTTTAACTGTTGTTATTAAAACATATCCTAACTTATCATCTTTTCCATGTGGAAATGGCGGAGAGAATTTTATCTCTGTATTTCCAAATTTAAATGTTTTATTGTCTGCGTATTCAATTTTTTTTGCAATATCTTTAACATTATCTAAGAATTTTTTTGCTCTATCCATTTGACTTTTATTAATAAATTCAGTTGGATGTTTTATTAACAAAATCTTATCTTTATATATATCTTTCGCATAATCTTTTGATTCTAAGTATATATCGTCAAAAAATGGAGTATAATGGTCGTAATGATAATGAGATATTGTTATAATGTCAGATTTCTTTGCATATTCATTAATCTTTTTTCTTAATTCTTTTAATATTTTAAATTCAATATCGTTAGGTTCTAAACCAGATCTTTTTGGAGCTAAGGCTACCCCTGGATCTATTAATATACCCACATCATTTGTTTTAACATAGGTAGCCATAGACCTTACTCCTAAACTTTCAGATGCTAATGGTAAAATTTTCATAACAATCACCAAAAATAAATTTAAAATTTAATCATTTTTGAAGAATTCAATTAGCTTAACTTGCTTACTCTTCTCATTCTCAAATATTGAATTTATTCCCTCTTTAATTATTTTTAATCTTTGTTTTATATAATTATTTACATTGTATTTATTAGCTATCTTCTCAGCAACATCCATATACTTCTCAACAGCCCCTTTTGACACTGTTAATATCAAATTAGAACCACATTTTGGACATTTTCCTCTTAAAGGAACTCTTCTAAACTTAGCTCCACACTTACATCTAACTGCCTGCCTTGAAAATGCTCTTAAATTACCGATTAAGTCGGGAATAAAGTGAGATTGAATAACTTTTTCAGCGACATCTCTCTCATCTGTGGCTCTAATTTTCTTAGCCACTGCCAGTTGAGCGGTAGTTTTATCGAGCATAGTATTTAATGTCTTATAGGCACAAACTTTTGGACCTAAATCAATTCTACTCGTTTCGTGAGTATATCCTATCCCTTCATACTGCTCTACCTTACCTAACCTATCTTCAACAGTTTCTATTAACTCTTTAACTTCTTTTGGAGAGGGCATATCTAAAGTTTTTTCGTAAAATTCTAATGGATATCTCCAAACTGTATCCATATTATGAACTTCTCCATCTACCT is part of the Methanocaldococcus sp. genome and harbors:
- a CDS encoding DUF4013 domain-containing protein, with translation MYQTIKKLIIEPLIYPFYRENYKKTLLGGLVILSLWILTLFPNILCYIFFGGIVGIFVLGYCLTVFIYTLKNIDSLPNLKNKEIFINGLKIFVVILFLSIPSLLISLFLVESY